The window ACTCGATATTGAATTTACAGAACCTGCCAAAAATACCAGGCAGGATATGATTCTTGGCGGCGCTATTCGAAGAACCAGAAATGTAATTTTGGCCGGAAAAATGGTGACCGAAGAATTCTCCGGAAGGGACACCCGAAATATTTATCCATTGCCACCGGAAAAACTTTTTTTGGACGCGGGTGCGCATTGGGGACTCGCAAATATCGATGAAGATCCCGATGGGTTTATTAGAAGATATTTGCTTTTTCAGGTGCACAACGAACGACGCTATTATCCGCTAAGTCTTTATGCCTACTTACTTCTACAGAATGATCCTGACATAACCTCGAAGATTACAGATTATGGCGACGAGTTTGAAATCGGCGACCTTAGAATTCCAAAAAGAGATTTTTTCAATATGCTGATTAACTTTCGCGGTCCGGCGAAATCTTTCCCCACTTATTCATACACGGATATTATCGATGATGCTAAATTCAAATTACCTAAGGAAGACGATGATACAGATGTTTTTGAATTGCATAAATTGGGAGGGACTTTCAAAGATAAAATCGTGTTTATCGGAGCGTCTGCTGAGGAGCTGCAAGATACCAATTTTACGCCATTTTTTGGCTCCGGGGGAGTGAAAACTAAAATGCCAGGAGTCGAGGTGCATGCCAATGCTCTCAGCACCTTGTTGAGAGGAGATTTTATTTCTTCCCAAAGCAAGTGGTCTGCAATTTTAATGGTTTTTGTCATGGCTGCGGCTTCAATGGTGATTACAAAATGGCTCAAACCTTTTCGAGGTTTGTTTGTCGTGATGGCTTTGATTTTGGGTTATTTTCTCTGGACGGCTTTTGCTTTTAGTAAGCTGCAGCTTTGGGTGGAATTTGTCACCCCGATGACGGCCATTGTTTTAAGCTACATCGGCAATGTCGTGCATCAGACTCTGACCGAACAGCGGGAAAGGATCAGAGTGAAGAAGTCCTGGGAACATTTTATGTCGCAGAGTGTTATCGACGAAATGCTGGACAAGGGAGAATTGCCCAAATTTGGTGGTGAACGAAGGGAATTAACCGTGCTCTTTTCCGACATTCGCGGTTTTACAACTTATACCGAAAGTCACAAACCAAATGAGGTGGTTAATGCCCTGAACGAATATTTAACCGAGATGGTAGATGTGATTTTTAAAAATAACGGCACCCTCGATAAATTCGTCGGCGATGAAATCATGGCTGTTTATGGCGCCCCGCACTATTTTAAGGAACATGCCGAAAAAGCCTGCATTACCGCTTTGGAAATGGTGAAAAGGCTGCGGGCTTTGCAAAGGAAATGGTCCGCGAATAACCAGGACTATTTTCAAATTGGCATCGGCATTAATTCCGGGAAAATGATTTTGGGCAATTTAGGCCCTTCGCAGCTTTTTGATTACACGGTAATTGGCGATGACGTCAATTTGGGCGCCCGTTTGGAAGGAGCCAACAAACAGTACGGAACGACCATCACCATCAGTGAATTCACCCAAAGAGCTGTGAGAAGAAAAGCCAAAGTGCGGGAATTGGACGTAGTGCGAGTCAAGGGAAAGAATAAACCCGTAAGAATTTTCGAGCTGCGCGGCATGGGCTCTTTGGCTTCAATCGAACAGGATATGGTTATCGATGTTTATACTCTAGGGTTAAATTATTATAAGCAGCTAAAATTTTATCAGGCCTTAACCGAGTTTAAGCGCGTTCTCCGCTATTTCCCCACCGATGGCCCAACCCGCGTTTATATTAAGCGCTGTCTGGATTTTATCGAAAATCCTCCCCCCGAAAACTGGGATGGGGTCTATGAGTTTACGACGAAGTAAAACCGATTCCACTGGGCAGGACGGCCGATTATTGCACCTGACTTGCCAGATATTGTGGAAGTCTTGAATGAACGAAACTCAGCGCTTGTGGAACGAGATAATCTGGATTTAGCTAAGAAAACCATTCGAAAGATTTTTGAGAATCAGTCAAGGGCATGCTCGCTTGCAAATCAAGCTTTGTTAGATTCACAAAATTTTACCTGGCAGAGTCGAGCAAAAAGAATTATCAATTTCTTGGAAGAAGTATATTCGTGAGTGGACAGTAATGTTAACAACAAATTGGTTTGTAAA is drawn from candidate division KSB1 bacterium and contains these coding sequences:
- a CDS encoding adenylate/guanylate cyclase domain-containing protein — encoded protein: MAFLAAILTLVLSLFPQFENFELDSYDFRFVIRGAQDTEEDNIVIVGIDEQSIIGLQRWPFLRSDHAQVILNLFDAGAKLIILDIEFTEPAKNTRQDMILGGAIRRTRNVILAGKMVTEEFSGRDTRNIYPLPPEKLFLDAGAHWGLANIDEDPDGFIRRYLLFQVHNERRYYPLSLYAYLLLQNDPDITSKITDYGDEFEIGDLRIPKRDFFNMLINFRGPAKSFPTYSYTDIIDDAKFKLPKEDDDTDVFELHKLGGTFKDKIVFIGASAEELQDTNFTPFFGSGGVKTKMPGVEVHANALSTLLRGDFISSQSKWSAILMVFVMAAASMVITKWLKPFRGLFVVMALILGYFLWTAFAFSKLQLWVEFVTPMTAIVLSYIGNVVHQTLTEQRERIRVKKSWEHFMSQSVIDEMLDKGELPKFGGERRELTVLFSDIRGFTTYTESHKPNEVVNALNEYLTEMVDVIFKNNGTLDKFVGDEIMAVYGAPHYFKEHAEKACITALEMVKRLRALQRKWSANNQDYFQIGIGINSGKMILGNLGPSQLFDYTVIGDDVNLGARLEGANKQYGTTITISEFTQRAVRRKAKVRELDVVRVKGKNKPVRIFELRGMGSLASIEQDMVIDVYTLGLNYYKQLKFYQALTEFKRVLRYFPTDGPTRVYIKRCLDFIENPPPENWDGVYEFTTK